A stretch of DNA from Nitrospira sp.:
CGCATCCACGTCGTAGGCCAGGGCCAGCGTTACCACGTCGGCATCCAGCCCATCGATCACGGCCCGCGCCTGTTTGCTGGAGCCTGCATGCGATTGCTTCACGACAACGGGTTGACCTTTTTCCTTCTGCCAATACTTCGCAAATGCGGCGTTGAAGCCTTGGTACAATTCCCGCGTCGGATCATAGGAGACATTCAACAGGGTAATCTCCTCCGCCTGTCCGATTAGTGGGTGGGCTGCGATGAGCAGCGCGCCTAGTGCAATAAATATCTTCCACGGCCTCTTCATAGTAGATGCCCTTCCTTCATATGTGATGTGACGGTCATAACACGCTTAAAACGCCAACTGCATCCGACTGAGGAACACACGCTCATCAGGACGGTCTAGCACGTTGGTTCCAGCTGCATTGATGGGAGCGACACCGTTTCCCGCCCCACCACTAAACTTTGTTTCTGAATAGTTCACGGCAAATCTGACATTTGGGTTCAAATACCAGTTCAACCCGATCGTCCACGAGCGTGCCGATTTCGCACTATCAGCGAGATTGGCATATCCTCCAGTGAAGGACGTCCCGGCTGGATTTTTAAATGTATCGGAATCGAGATGAATTTCACTGTATCGCCCCACAAACTCCCAGGCACCCCAGCCACGGCCAAACTCAAAATTGTGCCTGGGTTTGACTCTTTGAAAAGAGTTGTCTTCTCCGGTGAGGACATAGGCCACCGTCACATGCCACGCTTGATGATGCAGCCTGCGCCCGCTGTTTGGAGTAAAGACCGTATTCGTTCCTGCTCCGCCCTCAGCCGGTGAGCCACCGGTCGTCAAACTGACGTCTTGAATCACGCGTGCATATTCACTGATGATTCCCAGCGGACCGACAAAATAATAGGCTTGAGGGGACACACGGATCCGTGCGCCGTCGGACACCGTCGCCCCGCTATATCGAAAGAAGGTATTCTGACCGTCGGTCAGATAACCGACCAGGCCGTTTCGCGTCTGGTCCGCCGGAGAGGTATCCGTAAAATTCAGGTTTCGTTCGCCGTTCACACTCGTATAGGTAGCAGCCACCCCGATGCCAAGGCCGCGCAATACCGTCTCATGATTGACGAACGGTGTAGCGAAAATTCTCCCGGTAAACTCTTTGCGTCCGCTGAATTGCGGTCCTGTATTGATATTTCCACCATCACTCACACCGTTCATCAGCCCGAATGCGTAACTCAAGGTGTTGTTCAACACATCACCGTGGACGGCGATCCCCAAATCACGATTGGGCAGCAGCGTATTGGAGACGTAGCTCCGTTCGATCAACTTGATATCGCTCCCGCCCTGTAAACGTTCCAATGCGACGAAGCTTTTGAATTTCCCAACCCGTATCTTGAACGCCGGATCAAGGCGGGCATCAAGGTATCCGTCGAATAACGATACGGTGCCGTTGGCAAAATCAGGCATGATGCGGATGTCGTATTTCCCCCAGAAGGTGGCTTCGAATGTCGGACGCAGTCGGCGCAGGAGCCACGAATTATTGGAAGCATGGAAGCCGTCCGAATTGAGATCCCCGGCACGTTGGTCTGTCCGATTGCGGATATCGTTCACACCGTCGAAAAAGAGCCGGTGATCGGCTTGCACAATACCGCGAAACCGAAAGCTAAAGTTCCCATCCGCAGACTCAACGGAGAGCCCTGAGCTACCGGTCTTCACGACCGGAACCGATTTTTTGGCAGCCTCCGCCGCTTCCTGTTCCACTTCACGTTTTCGCTTCAGAATACGCACTTCCTGATCCAACTCCTCAAATCGCTGTTCAAGCGACTTCTGCTGGGGTCCTGCCTCTTGCGCATGAGCCGGTTCCCACGGTCCGATGCTCATGCTCGCCAACACGATGACTCCACCGAACAACCACGAACTCCTCATTGAACAATCTCCTTATCATGAGAGGAATCTCCGGTGGTCCGGTCAATTCACCGATTGCCATCTTGAATGCTGCGACGTCGGCATCCCGCTGTCTGGGTGGCCGAGGCGTCGCGTGTTCTCCTAATTCTGTCGACAGCGTCGAATCACCACACTTAGGCCAAGCAGCTAGGAACGTTCGATTCGTATTTTCTCTTTCCGTTCAATCTGCACCACTCTCGAGTCGTGGACGGTAATTTCAACAGACCCAAATCGAATCCCTTTCAATGCGAATCGAATTGCCTGCTCAACTTCCTGATCCGCATACGGTCTTCTCGTCTCCTGGTCAATCTGAGACACAGTTATTATCCTCTCTTGAACAAACTCTCGAATCGATCCACCAAATCACTATATTTCCGATCAAGATTAAATTTTACTGTTTATAATACAAGTTAATAAACATTGTCAACAAGCTACATTTGTGAATATTTATCAAATATAAATTCTAACTGATTCTAAAAATCCAATTAAAATATAAACAATTTGAGAAAGTATAGTTGACATATGCAAAGATATATTGCTACACACTGAAGCATGCGCACCCAAGATCAACGCACTCAAGACGCAGTTCAGTTCACGAACCGCCTTCGATCTGTTCGCATGAAGTTGGGGCTTTCTCAGGGCGAACTTGCTACGCGAGCGGGCGTTACCCGACAAGCCGTCTCGGCTATTGAATCAAACCTCTACCTCCCCACGACGGCCGTTGCCCTGAAGCTGGCGTCGGTCTTGGAGTGCCATGTCGAGGATCTGTTCAGCCTTGCTCCCACTGAGGACTGCATTGAGGGGACTCTGATTGGCCATCTCCCATATGCCGAGACAAGTACTCAACCGATCCGCGTGAAAGTCTCTACCGTTGGAAAGCGAACGGTCGTACGGCCTGTCACCGATCTGGGCGATCAACTGTCCTTCGCCGTTCCAGCCGACGGCTATGTCACCGCAGCAGACAGAACGCTATCCGGTAATGCGGTCCGGGTCACACTTTCACGCGATCGAGACGCGATCGCACAAGAAATATCCGTGGCCGGTTGTGACCCGGCGATTTTCTTGGTCGGCGAACATTTACGGCACCACAGAGACCGAACAAGCGTCGTAGGTTGGCAGATGGGAAGCATGGCGGCACTCCAAGCCCTGCAGCGCGGCGAGGTGCATGTCGCAGGACTCCATCTCTTTGATCCAATCACAGGTGAGTCCAATCTGCCGTTTCTTAAACGAACGGTGAAAGAGTCCAGCTACGATGTCGTAACGTTCGCCACCTGGGAGGAAGGGTTCCTCGTTCGACGGGGCAATCCAAAGTCTATTCGTACGGCTGCAGACCTTGCAGAGTCCATGGTGACAGTGGTGAATCGGGAAGAGGGCTCTGGGGCGAGATTGTTGCTGGACCAGCGGCTGCAATCCTCCGGAGTTGTCCCGATGCATGTGCAAGGGTACGACCGGATCGTATCGTCGCACTTTGAGGTTGCGAGAACTATTGCCGAACGACACGCAGACGTCGGAATTGGAATACGATCTGCTGCCCAACACTTTGATTTGGACTTTGTGCCGCTCCAGACAGCCCGCTATGACCTGGTAGTGCCGAAATCATACCTCAAGTCCCATCCAACCTTGCCGCACCTCTTTGAGACGCTGGTCAGCCGCCCATTCCGCAATGAGATTGCCGCTCTTGGCGGATATGACACGAGTGAAACGGGAAAAGTCCACACCGTACGCGCCACCTAGTCCATTTGCGTACCCAAGTGGCAGGTTACCCTTATTGCGAGTTACGATCAGAAGCAGGAAAGGAGTTTCGATGTTGAAGAGCATGTTGTACTGGGCGTTCGCATTCACCCTCCTCACCGTTGCAGCAACCAACCCAGTCCACGCCGTCGAATATGGAGAACTGGTCCAGAAGGATGGACAATGGATCTTCAAAAACACGGAAGACTCGGTGTTCAAGCTCATGCGTGATACTGGGTGGATCACAAATGAGAGATACTACCAGGTTTCAGAACGCACCGGGAAAAACTGGATCGAGCCAGCCGATGCAGTACTCAATCAGCGGCGAGATATTGAGTGGAATCGATATTTGAAAACTGGATTACAATTGCCGGACTGGATCGATCTGGGGCTCGAACAGCGAACCCGTTTCGAGTCGGTGGACCATCCATGGCGGACAAGCCAGATCGTCGGAAATGGACAGACGGACGCACAATTTGCACTGCGCTCGCGTGTTCGGTTTGGATTGGGAGGGGACGGACCATTGCGATTCCTGTTCGAGGGGCAGGATTCGCGCTCCTTCATGGACAACGCCCGAGGCGATTTTCGAGATACCACCACGGTTAATGAATTTGACATCTTACAATTACTCGGCTCATTGACTTTGAAGAATGTCCTGGGAACCGGTTTACGGACCGACTTTCATTTTGGACGCATGACGATGGACTTCGGCCGACGCCGGATGGTTGCGCGAAATGATTACCGGAACACCTCCAACGCCTTTGATGGGTTTCATTGGCAAATCGGCCAAGGTCAGACCTGGCGCTTCCGGGGATTCTTTGTTGAACCCGTCATCCGAGATTTCGTGACCCTCGACCGTCAAAACGACAAGTCACTTTTTTGGGGAACCTACTTTGAAAGCAAGCATTTCCCCTGGTTTCAGACAGATGCCTACTACTTCGGGTTGAACGATGTCAGGTTGAGGAATGTCGCCAACCGTCGGACCTATTCCACGTTCGGAGGCCGTTTGTACAAGGACCCCAAGCCGGGAGAAATGGATTATGAAATCGAGACCACCTGGCAGTTCGGGACGAGAGGGATAACCGACCACTTTGCCCATTTTCAGCATCTGGATATCGGCTATATGTTCGATTTGCCCTGGACCCCCAGACTACTCTTTCACTTCGACTATGCGAGCGGAGATCACAAGCCCAATGACAGCCAGGACGAAGGGTTCGACACCTTGTTCGGCGCCCGGCGCTGGGAGTATGGCCCGACCGGGATCTTCCTTCCATTTTTTAGAACGAACCTCATTTCGCCCGGTTGGCGACTAGTCGTCACCCCGGCACCAAACTTGATTTTGCAAGTAAAACATCGTGTCTGGTATCTCGCGCAGAACAAGGATTTCTTCGGCAGTTCCGGCCTGCGAGATATCACGGGAAACTCCGGTGGCTCTCTCGGACACGATGTGGAGCTTCGTGCGCAGTATGCCGTCAGCGCCAACCTGGACTTCGATTTTGGGTATGTCCATTGGTTCAAAGGTGCCTATTTCAACAGTCCCGCCATTCTTACCCAAATGCCAGCCGGTGGAAACAAGGATAGCGATTATTTCTATGCCTCCGTGCGAGTCAGGATCTAGAAAGGATTGGGTATGAAACAGAGACTACTGGCCTGGTGCCTATGTGTGATCGTGAGTGCGGCGACGACGCCGGCCTTTGCCGAACAGGTGTTGGTCGCGGTTGCAGCCAATTTCATTCCACCGTTCCGCGAGATCGCGCTGGAGTTTGAAAAATCGACTGGACATCAGCTTCAGGTCGCGGGAGGGTCCTCCGGTAATTTCTATTCACAAATTAAGAACGGCGCACCGTTCGATGTGTTCTTCTCTGCAGATATGGAACGTCCCAAGCTCTTGGAAGACGAAGGCCTGGGCGTCAAGGATTCCCGCTTCACGTATGCTATCGGTCGTCTGGTGCTGTGGAGTCCGAACGAGAACCTGATCACGGGTGAGGAGACGCTCCGATCGAAACAATACAAGCGGCTGGCCATAGCCAATCCCAAGACCGCACCGTACGGTGTGGCGGCCATGCAGGCCATGCAAAGGCTGACGCTGTGGGACAGCCTCCAGTCCCAACTCGTCATGGGGGAGAGTCTCGGCCAAACCATGGGGTTCATTGAATCCGGGAATGCTCAATTGGGGTTTGTCGCCTTGTCACAGGTGCTGGCCCCGAAGATCAAGGGGAAAGGCAGTCGCTGGGATGTCCCCACTAACCTGCACGAACCGATTAACCAGGGTGTGCTTTTGCTCGCAAAAGCAAAGGACAATCAGGCGGCAAAAGCGCTGATGGAATTCATTGGCGGTCCGCAAGCCAAGAAGATTATCGAACGCTATGGGTATGAGTTGAAATAGAGCCTACGCATGGACATTTTAACGAACCTCGATCTGAGCGCGCTGTGGGTCAGCGTGCGACTGGCCACAATGACCGTGATCCTTCTACTCATCATCGGCACGCCGCTGGCGTGGTGGCTCGCCCACACCCGATCCCGATTGAGGCCGATCGTAGAAGCCGCCGTCGCGCTGCCGATCGTCCTTCCTCCCACGGTACTAGGGTTTTACATTCTGGTCGCGTTGGGTCCTCACGGACCGTTTGGCCGTTTTGCCAATCTTTCACTGGCGTTCACATTCACCGGATTGGTGATCGCCTCAGTCTTCTATTCAATGCCCTTTGTGATACAACCGCTGCAAAGCGCGTTTGAAGCAGTGGGCAAAGCTCCGTTGGAAGCGGCCTGGTCGCTTCGTGCATCAAAGCTCGATGCCTTTCTGACCGTGGCCTCTCCGATCGCTCTACGGGGATATATCAGCGCCATCGTGCTCGGGTTCGCCCATACTATGGGAGAGTTTGGCGTTGTACTGATGGTCGGCGGATCGATCCCGGGAGAAACTCGCGTCCTCTCCACAACGATCTTCGAGCATGTGGAAGTGATGGAATATGCCCAGGCCCATGTGATTTCAGCGTTCATGTTGATCTTTTCGTTTCTTGTGTTGCTGACGGTGTATATCGTCAATCGCCGATTTCCCATTCATGTCTCATGAATCATTTGCTGGCACGCTTTGATGTGCGATTTTCAAACTTTCATCTGAATGTCGATATGGATGTCCCGATGTCTGGCATCACCGCCATCTTCGGACCATCAGGGTCGGGAAAGACGACGCTGTTGCGATGCCTGACCGGACTGGAGCGGGCTCCCAACGGCTTCATGCAATTGGGCGAGGAGGTGTGGCAGGACGAACGTCTCGGGCGCTGCGTGCCGTTCTATCAACGCCCGATCGGATATGTCTTTCAAGAACCCCGCCTGTTCCCACATTACGACGTCAACGCGAATCTTCTGTATGGATACAAGCGCATTCCTCCGCATGCACGCCGAATTACACCGGAGCAGGTCGTCGAGATACTTGGAATCGAACATTTACTGGAGCGCCGCATTCACAAACTCTCCGGCGGCGAGCAGCAGCGGGTGGCAATCGGCCGCGCGCTGCTGACGAGTCCCAAACTCCTCTTATTGGATGAACCGCTCGCCTCGCTCGATATTCAGCGGAAGCAAGAATTG
This window harbors:
- the modB gene encoding molybdate ABC transporter permease subunit — encoded protein: MDILTNLDLSALWVSVRLATMTVILLLIIGTPLAWWLAHTRSRLRPIVEAAVALPIVLPPTVLGFYILVALGPHGPFGRFANLSLAFTFTGLVIASVFYSMPFVIQPLQSAFEAVGKAPLEAAWSLRASKLDAFLTVASPIALRGYISAIVLGFAHTMGEFGVVLMVGGSIPGETRVLSTTIFEHVEVMEYAQAHVISAFMLIFSFLVLLTVYIVNRRFPIHVS
- a CDS encoding YezD family protein, with translation MDQETRRPYADQEVEQAIRFALKGIRFGSVEITVHDSRVVQIERKEKIRIERS
- a CDS encoding alginate export family protein; this translates as MLKSMLYWAFAFTLLTVAATNPVHAVEYGELVQKDGQWIFKNTEDSVFKLMRDTGWITNERYYQVSERTGKNWIEPADAVLNQRRDIEWNRYLKTGLQLPDWIDLGLEQRTRFESVDHPWRTSQIVGNGQTDAQFALRSRVRFGLGGDGPLRFLFEGQDSRSFMDNARGDFRDTTTVNEFDILQLLGSLTLKNVLGTGLRTDFHFGRMTMDFGRRRMVARNDYRNTSNAFDGFHWQIGQGQTWRFRGFFVEPVIRDFVTLDRQNDKSLFWGTYFESKHFPWFQTDAYYFGLNDVRLRNVANRRTYSTFGGRLYKDPKPGEMDYEIETTWQFGTRGITDHFAHFQHLDIGYMFDLPWTPRLLFHFDYASGDHKPNDSQDEGFDTLFGARRWEYGPTGIFLPFFRTNLISPGWRLVVTPAPNLILQVKHRVWYLAQNKDFFGSSGLRDITGNSGGSLGHDVELRAQYAVSANLDFDFGYVHWFKGAYFNSPAILTQMPAGGNKDSDYFYASVRVRI
- the modA gene encoding molybdate ABC transporter substrate-binding protein gives rise to the protein MKQRLLAWCLCVIVSAATTPAFAEQVLVAVAANFIPPFREIALEFEKSTGHQLQVAGGSSGNFYSQIKNGAPFDVFFSADMERPKLLEDEGLGVKDSRFTYAIGRLVLWSPNENLITGEETLRSKQYKRLAIANPKTAPYGVAAMQAMQRLTLWDSLQSQLVMGESLGQTMGFIESGNAQLGFVALSQVLAPKIKGKGSRWDVPTNLHEPINQGVLLLAKAKDNQAAKALMEFIGGPQAKKIIERYGYELK
- a CDS encoding helix-turn-helix domain-containing protein; the protein is MRTQDQRTQDAVQFTNRLRSVRMKLGLSQGELATRAGVTRQAVSAIESNLYLPTTAVALKLASVLECHVEDLFSLAPTEDCIEGTLIGHLPYAETSTQPIRVKVSTVGKRTVVRPVTDLGDQLSFAVPADGYVTAADRTLSGNAVRVTLSRDRDAIAQEISVAGCDPAIFLVGEHLRHHRDRTSVVGWQMGSMAALQALQRGEVHVAGLHLFDPITGESNLPFLKRTVKESSYDVVTFATWEEGFLVRRGNPKSIRTAADLAESMVTVVNREEGSGARLLLDQRLQSSGVVPMHVQGYDRIVSSHFEVARTIAERHADVGIGIRSAAQHFDLDFVPLQTARYDLVVPKSYLKSHPTLPHLFETLVSRPFRNEIAALGGYDTSETGKVHTVRAT